The following proteins are co-located in the Heliorestis convoluta genome:
- the tnpB gene encoding IS66 family insertion sequence element accessory protein TnpB (TnpB, as the term is used for proteins encoded by IS66 family insertion elements, is considered an accessory protein, since TnpC, encoded by a neighboring gene, is a DDE family transposase.) gives MLNEAAVERVYLALGNTDLRKSIDGLAVIVKEVFELDPFSPCLFVFCNRQRDKLKILHWDRNGFWLYYRRLERGKFQWPSEGRATPVKVSRRELRWLLDGLAIEQKQAHQEVTARTII, from the coding sequence ATGTTAAATGAGGCTGCTGTAGAAAGGGTTTATTTGGCTTTGGGCAATACAGACCTCCGAAAGTCAATTGATGGTCTAGCTGTAATTGTCAAAGAAGTCTTTGAGCTAGACCCTTTCTCGCCTTGTCTCTTTGTTTTCTGCAATCGCCAACGTGATAAACTCAAGATTCTCCACTGGGATAGAAACGGTTTCTGGCTATATTATAGACGTTTAGAACGGGGAAAGTTTCAATGGCCATCTGAAGGTCGTGCTACTCCAGTAAAGGTTAGTCGTCGCGAGCTACGATGGTTGCTCGATGGCCTAGCCATTGAGCAAAAACAAGCCCATCAAGAAGTAACAGCCCGTACTATCATCTAA
- the tnpA gene encoding IS66 family insertion sequence element accessory protein TnpA, protein MMTKEELRLEWAERLAAFKESGLSVPKWCAANDVKTHQLRYWLRKTEERKQAPAMLHGCL, encoded by the coding sequence ATGATGACCAAAGAAGAACTGCGATTAGAATGGGCAGAACGATTGGCTGCCTTCAAGGAGAGTGGCCTTAGCGTCCCAAAGTGGTGTGCAGCCAACGATGTCAAAACCCATCAATTACGGTACTGGCTTCGGAAAACCGAGGAAAGAAAACAAGCTCCGGCAATGCTTCATGGTTGTCTGTAG
- a CDS encoding DUF2800 domain-containing protein — MTEHALLSASGAHRWLACTKAPRLEAAMEEESSFYANEGTLAHNIAELKIAKELGIISKQKYGRKLKELRADPLFTDEMNKATELHKDFCLERFYEAKAVTQDAVILLEQRLDFSPWVPEGFGTADTTIIGDKNLEIIDLKYGKGIAVSAFENTQMKLYALGAINQFGFLYDIETISMTISQPRLDSFSTYEMSVEELLKWADEVVKPKAEQAFKGEGDFQVGDHCRFCKIRALCRARAEENQKLACLDFQKPPFLTDEEVVEVLTSIDELLSWAKDVQEYALTMAIDENKQWPGLKLVEGRGTRKYTDEDEVIKALQSAGYDDESIYKKSIKTITALEKELGKKRFNELIGALVTKAPGKIKLVPEDDQRPEIKASPQADFNN; from the coding sequence GTGACAGAACACGCCTTATTGTCCGCATCGGGCGCTCACCGATGGCTGGCTTGTACAAAGGCACCAAGGCTTGAAGCAGCTATGGAAGAAGAATCGTCTTTTTACGCTAATGAAGGAACTTTGGCTCATAACATAGCTGAACTAAAGATTGCAAAAGAGCTAGGAATTATTTCCAAGCAGAAGTACGGGAGAAAATTGAAAGAGCTACGAGCTGACCCTCTTTTTACCGATGAAATGAACAAGGCAACCGAACTACATAAAGACTTCTGCCTTGAACGTTTCTACGAAGCTAAAGCAGTAACCCAAGACGCAGTCATCTTGCTAGAGCAACGCCTTGATTTTAGTCCATGGGTCCCCGAAGGCTTTGGTACGGCCGACACAACCATTATTGGTGATAAGAATTTAGAAATTATCGATCTGAAATATGGCAAGGGGATCGCCGTCAGTGCCTTTGAGAACACGCAAATGAAGCTTTATGCGCTGGGTGCAATCAATCAATTTGGCTTTTTATATGACATCGAAACCATCTCGATGACCATCAGTCAACCCAGGCTTGACAGCTTCTCTACTTATGAAATGTCAGTAGAAGAGCTTCTCAAGTGGGCCGATGAGGTGGTCAAGCCTAAAGCAGAACAAGCTTTTAAAGGAGAAGGAGATTTTCAAGTCGGTGATCACTGCCGCTTTTGTAAAATTAGAGCCCTTTGCAGGGCCAGAGCAGAGGAGAATCAAAAGCTTGCCTGCCTCGATTTCCAAAAGCCGCCGTTTTTGACGGATGAAGAAGTAGTAGAAGTGTTAACGTCTATCGATGAACTTTTGAGCTGGGCCAAAGATGTGCAGGAGTATGCTTTAACAATGGCCATTGATGAAAACAAACAGTGGCCAGGCTTGAAGCTTGTAGAAGGCAGAGGCACCCGTAAGTACACAGATGAAGATGAAGTAATCAAAGCTTTACAATCTGCCGGTTATGATGACGAATCAATCTACAAAAAGTCCATAAAGACCATTACAGCACTGGAAAAAGAACTGGGTAAAAAAAGATTCAACGAACTTATCGGAGCTTTGGTAACAAAAGCACCAGGTAAGATCAAATTGGTGCCCGAGGATGATCAAAGACCAGAGATCAAAGCGTCCCCACAAGCGGACTTCAATAATTAG
- a CDS encoding DUF2815 family protein → MNKIVIGTKENPVRFSYANVHQPVSVNGSDLKYSVSIIIPKSDKKTIKKVNDAIQKVKQENKDKFGGKIPANLKTPLRDGDVDREGDEAYANAYFINANSKIKPGIVDADLNPILDQSEFYSGCFGRVSITLYPFNVNGNRGIAAGLQNIMKTEDGEPLGGRSSAENDFSDEDDDDVLG, encoded by the coding sequence ATGAACAAAATCGTCATTGGAACAAAAGAAAACCCCGTCAGATTCAGCTACGCCAACGTGCATCAACCGGTCAGCGTGAATGGAAGCGACTTGAAGTATTCGGTGAGCATCATCATTCCCAAGTCCGACAAGAAGACCATTAAAAAAGTGAATGATGCGATTCAAAAGGTTAAACAAGAGAATAAAGACAAATTCGGTGGCAAGATCCCAGCCAATCTAAAAACCCCGCTCCGCGATGGGGATGTTGATCGAGAAGGTGATGAGGCTTACGCAAACGCTTACTTCATCAACGCCAACAGCAAAATAAAACCGGGCATTGTAGATGCTGATTTGAACCCAATTCTAGATCAAAGTGAATTCTACTCCGGTTGCTTTGGACGAGTGAGCATTACGCTGTATCCCTTTAATGTAAATGGGAATCGTGGGATCGCGGCAGGGTTGCAAAACATCATGAAAACAGAAGACGGCGAGCCTTTAGGCGGCAGAAGCAGTGCTGAAAACGATTTTTCAGATGAAGATGACGACGACGTTTTAGGTTAA
- a CDS encoding DNA polymerase, with the protein MKTLAIDIETYSSVDLTQSGVYAYCEAHDFEVLLFAYAIDDAEVEIVDLASGEKIPEEIRKAITDPAVIKTAYNANFERTCLAAYLNQPMPSEQWRCSAVHALLLGLPGNLDGVAQCLKLKEQKIKEGKALIRYFSIPCQPTKTNEGRTRNLPKHDQEKWRSFKAYCQQDVEVERQIRKKLEAFPIPKEEQKLWELDQKINDKGVRIDKELVEQAITADQAIQSQLLEEAIRLTGLENPNSPAQLKGWLLQQGIEVDSLSKKNVKTLLDEAENPTVKRLLELRQAMAKTSVKKYEAMNRSMCKDERIRGLLQFYGANRTGRWAGRLVQIQNLPKNNISDLHVARELLKAGNHETMELLFDKVPEILSQLIRTAFVPSKGCRFIVADFAAIEARVIAWLAGESWRLEVFQSHGKIYEASAAQMFNVSIEQIDKGSPLRQKGKIAELALGYGGSKGALMQMGALEMGLTEEELPELVTAWREANPNIVKLWWAIEAAAIKAVKEKNVIKMQYGLTFHYSKGILFITLPSGRSLAYVRPKIGKDERFGKEQLTYEGTEQGTKQWGRIATYGGKLTENIIQAIARDCLATSMLRLSDAGYKINFHVHDEVILDVPYDVGSKVEVEKVMSQPIEWAPGLPLEADSFETDYYKKD; encoded by the coding sequence ATGAAGACCTTGGCCATTGATATAGAAACATACAGTAGTGTAGACCTCACCCAAAGTGGGGTCTATGCCTACTGTGAAGCCCACGATTTTGAGGTTTTACTTTTCGCCTACGCTATTGATGATGCAGAAGTAGAGATAGTTGATCTTGCTTCAGGCGAGAAAATACCTGAGGAAATTCGTAAAGCTATCACCGATCCCGCTGTTATCAAAACAGCTTACAATGCCAATTTTGAACGGACCTGTTTAGCAGCTTATCTGAATCAACCGATGCCGTCAGAGCAATGGAGATGCTCGGCTGTTCATGCCTTGCTGCTAGGGCTACCAGGCAACCTCGATGGCGTGGCCCAATGCTTAAAGTTAAAAGAACAAAAGATAAAAGAAGGGAAAGCCTTAATTCGCTATTTCTCCATACCTTGTCAACCGACAAAAACAAACGAAGGCAGAACAAGAAATCTACCAAAGCACGATCAAGAAAAATGGAGATCCTTCAAAGCCTACTGTCAACAGGACGTTGAAGTGGAGCGGCAAATCCGCAAGAAGTTAGAAGCTTTTCCTATACCGAAAGAGGAACAAAAGCTCTGGGAGTTAGATCAGAAGATCAACGACAAAGGGGTCCGAATCGATAAAGAGCTAGTTGAACAGGCCATAACGGCAGACCAGGCTATTCAGAGCCAGCTTTTAGAAGAAGCGATCCGTTTGACAGGGTTAGAAAACCCGAACAGCCCGGCGCAATTAAAGGGCTGGCTACTCCAGCAAGGCATAGAAGTAGATAGCTTGTCCAAAAAGAACGTCAAAACCTTACTTGATGAAGCAGAAAACCCAACCGTTAAGAGGTTGTTAGAACTACGGCAAGCCATGGCTAAAACGTCCGTCAAAAAATATGAAGCCATGAATCGCTCTATGTGCAAAGATGAACGGATCAGAGGTTTGCTACAGTTTTACGGTGCCAACCGCACAGGGCGCTGGGCCGGTCGACTTGTCCAAATTCAAAACCTACCTAAAAACAACATTAGCGACTTGCATGTGGCCAGAGAGCTTCTCAAAGCGGGAAACCATGAAACAATGGAGCTTCTTTTTGATAAGGTGCCGGAAATACTTTCTCAGTTAATCAGAACAGCCTTTGTTCCTTCAAAGGGATGTCGTTTTATTGTTGCAGACTTTGCAGCTATCGAAGCCCGCGTCATCGCTTGGCTGGCAGGAGAGTCTTGGCGGCTCGAGGTCTTTCAAAGTCATGGAAAGATTTACGAAGCTTCAGCAGCTCAAATGTTCAATGTATCGATTGAACAAATCGACAAAGGCAGTCCACTGAGACAGAAAGGAAAAATAGCAGAATTGGCGCTCGGCTATGGCGGTTCGAAGGGGGCCTTGATGCAGATGGGGGCTTTGGAGATGGGACTTACAGAAGAGGAACTTCCCGAGCTTGTTACCGCATGGCGAGAAGCCAACCCCAATATCGTAAAGCTTTGGTGGGCTATAGAAGCAGCGGCCATTAAAGCAGTAAAAGAAAAAAACGTCATCAAGATGCAGTATGGTCTTACCTTTCATTACAGCAAGGGGATTTTATTTATCACGTTGCCTTCAGGACGCTCGCTTGCTTATGTAAGACCGAAAATCGGCAAAGATGAACGTTTTGGCAAAGAACAATTGACCTATGAAGGAACTGAGCAAGGAACCAAACAGTGGGGACGAATCGCAACCTATGGAGGAAAGCTCACGGAAAACATCATCCAAGCTATAGCAAGAGATTGCTTGGCAACATCCATGCTTCGACTAAGTGATGCAGGGTATAAGATCAACTTCCATGTCCATGATGAAGTCATTCTCGATGTTCCATACGACGTAGGCTCAAAAGTTGAAGTTGAAAAAGTGATGAGTCAACCCATTGAATGGGCACCAGGGTTACCTTTAGAAGCTGATAGCTTCGAAACGGATTATTACAAGAAAGATTAA
- a CDS encoding ImmA/IrrE family metallo-endopeptidase, whose product MIANYKNAVIESAETLKDYSINQTPIDLDIILDALKRTIRLFSYSDFSTKNDMSIVEICDQFDSELGACVYDKKTERYVIFYNDTKNNRGLERFTIAHELGHIFLGHHQDANTDILIRRNISASKYRKFENEANCFARNLLAPIPLVQRITDIKKPRSANDIMEAFEVSYKAAVTRRNLYYDDKAMIEDKYHNYFDTYSILYGHYCLTCNNAEIDSNGYCKICGEEAAIFEKSCDRVYYDGVTVDQDGRAVECPRCGNEVFSDEARYCKICGALVVNYCLGRSMPVPFIKDLISHPINDGNARYCKECGSKTAFYKQGFLKSWNGTVDVGKGQYYKSTDQLNQFGKVAESRSGFLKSKAK is encoded by the coding sequence ATGATAGCAAATTATAAAAATGCTGTAATCGAAAGTGCCGAGACACTAAAAGATTACAGCATTAATCAAACGCCTATTGACCTAGATATTATTTTAGATGCTCTGAAAAGGACCATTCGCTTGTTCTCGTATAGTGATTTTTCTACGAAAAACGATATGAGCATAGTTGAAATATGCGACCAATTTGACAGTGAGCTTGGTGCTTGTGTTTACGATAAAAAAACAGAAAGATACGTAATCTTTTACAACGATACGAAAAATAACAGAGGCTTAGAACGGTTTACAATTGCCCATGAACTGGGCCATATTTTTTTAGGGCACCATCAAGATGCTAATACAGATATTTTGATCAGAAGAAACATATCGGCTAGCAAATATAGAAAATTTGAAAATGAAGCGAACTGTTTTGCTCGTAACCTTCTTGCTCCCATTCCTCTTGTACAGCGCATCACAGATATTAAAAAACCAAGATCTGCAAACGATATCATGGAAGCATTTGAAGTGTCCTATAAGGCTGCTGTTACTAGACGCAATCTTTATTATGATGATAAGGCTATGATAGAAGATAAATATCATAACTATTTCGATACTTATTCCATCTTATATGGTCATTATTGCCTTACCTGTAACAACGCAGAAATTGATTCTAACGGTTACTGCAAAATATGTGGCGAAGAAGCAGCTATATTCGAAAAGAGCTGTGACCGAGTATACTACGATGGTGTCACTGTCGATCAAGATGGACGGGCTGTAGAATGTCCTAGATGTGGCAATGAAGTTTTCTCTGATGAAGCTAGATATTGCAAGATTTGTGGTGCCTTAGTTGTTAATTATTGTCTTGGCCGCTCGATGCCAGTTCCCTTCATTAAGGACCTTATAAGTCATCCGATTAACGACGGTAACGCCCGTTATTGTAAAGAATGCGGTTCTAAAACAGCATTTTACAAGCAAGGTTTTTTGAAAAGTTGGAATGGCACTGTTGATGTTGGTAAGGGCCAATATTATAAATCTACGGATCAGTTGAATCAATTTGGCAAAGTGGCTGAAAGCCGCTCAGGTTTTCTTAAAAGTAAAGCTAAGTAA
- a CDS encoding helix-turn-helix domain-containing protein, protein MSDNFSNEAITLGTYIAQKRQATGLSQRELAKDIQISHSTISRIEKDDGISPDNATLRALANRLNLDYNFLLALNKSIDDEPEIRVIQRAAKKMNPEQKQKMLNILKASFDDLFEEDKNAE, encoded by the coding sequence ATGTCTGATAATTTTTCAAACGAAGCAATAACTTTAGGAACTTATATCGCACAAAAAAGACAAGCAACAGGCCTAAGCCAGCGAGAGCTAGCCAAAGACATACAAATTAGTCACTCTACTATATCTAGAATTGAAAAAGATGACGGTATCTCCCCAGACAATGCTACTTTAAGAGCCTTAGCCAATAGGCTGAACCTTGATTATAATTTTTTGCTAGCACTGAATAAATCAATTGATGATGAACCTGAAATTCGTGTTATACAAAGGGCGGCCAAAAAGATGAATCCTGAACAAAAGCAGAAGATGTTAAATATCTTAAAAGCTTCTTTTGATGATTTATTTGAGGAGGATAAAAATGCTGAATGA